From a single Natronorubrum tibetense GA33 genomic region:
- a CDS encoding VOC family protein, with product MTTLSAHHVGITVSDLEETLPFYRDVLGLSVADRFSVEGEAFSDAVGVEDARGEFAHLEADGIRIELVEYDPEASDSPAAGLNQPGATHVGLSVDDLDSFYAGLPDDVTTISEPRTTASGTSIVFLRDPEGNLIEVLEA from the coding sequence ATGACGACTCTCAGCGCACACCACGTCGGTATCACCGTTAGCGACCTCGAGGAAACGCTGCCGTTCTATCGAGACGTGCTCGGTCTCTCCGTCGCCGATCGGTTCAGCGTCGAGGGCGAGGCGTTCTCGGACGCCGTCGGCGTCGAAGACGCCCGCGGCGAGTTCGCCCACCTCGAGGCGGACGGGATCCGAATCGAACTCGTCGAGTACGATCCCGAAGCGAGCGACTCGCCGGCCGCGGGGCTCAACCAGCCCGGTGCGACACACGTCGGCCTCTCCGTCGACGATCTCGACTCCTTCTACGCGGGCCTCCCTGACGACGTGACGACGATCAGCGAGCCGCGGACGACGGCCAGCGGGACGTCGATCGTGTTCCTCCGCGATCCGGAGGGGAACCTGATCGAAGTACTCGAAGCCTGA